The following proteins are co-located in the Corynebacterium aquilae DSM 44791 genome:
- a CDS encoding peptidylprolyl isomerase — protein MSNNSQRLDEAMKKLDSELKRRDRAEKAKPLSVALAALAVIVVIAGGIWFAATRGGDDASTEAAASSTENTPTYTPLKTSLDTPLPETVSCEYPDSGQAARPVSKPKTENVPTTGDVTVTLNTNDGPIPMKLDRSVSPCTVNAIEHLAKEKYYDNTQCHRITTSGIHVLQCGDPSAQGTGGPGFSFKDEFPVNDPKQNNGQPIEYPRGSIAMANSGPDTNGSQFFLNYAESPLPASYTYFGQVTDEGLKTLDTIASRGAAEGASDGKPAQDVIIATATVS, from the coding sequence GTGTCGAATAACAGCCAGCGCCTCGACGAGGCAATGAAGAAGCTCGATAGTGAACTCAAGCGCCGCGATCGCGCAGAAAAAGCCAAGCCGCTGTCCGTAGCCTTGGCCGCTTTGGCCGTCATCGTGGTCATCGCCGGCGGAATCTGGTTTGCCGCCACCCGCGGCGGCGACGATGCTTCCACGGAAGCCGCCGCCAGCAGCACGGAGAACACCCCCACCTACACCCCGCTGAAGACCAGCCTGGATACCCCCCTGCCGGAAACTGTCAGCTGTGAGTACCCCGACTCTGGCCAGGCGGCCCGCCCCGTCAGCAAGCCGAAGACGGAAAACGTCCCCACCACCGGCGACGTCACCGTCACGCTGAACACCAACGACGGCCCGATCCCGATGAAGCTGGACCGCTCCGTATCTCCGTGTACGGTCAACGCCATTGAGCACCTGGCCAAGGAAAAGTACTACGACAACACCCAGTGCCACCGCATCACCACCTCCGGCATCCACGTGCTGCAGTGCGGCGATCCCAGCGCACAGGGCACCGGCGGCCCGGGCTTCAGCTTCAAGGATGAATTCCCGGTCAACGACCCGAAGCAGAACAACGGCCAGCCGATCGAATACCCGCGTGGCTCCATCGCCATGGCGAACTCCGGCCCGGACACCAACGGCTCCCAGTTCTTCCTGAACTACGCCGAGTCCCCCCTGCCGGCCTCCTACACCTACTTCGGTCAGGTCACCGATGAAGGCCTGAAGACCCTGGACACCATCGCCTCCCGCGGTGCCGCAGAGGGTGCATCCGACGGCAAGCCCGCCCAGGACGTCATCATCGCCACCGCCACCGTCTCCTAA
- a CDS encoding TetR/AcrR family transcriptional regulator, translating into MRSDALARRERIITAACELFSTHANNVSLDTVAEKAGVGIATLYRNFPDRTSLLVACGGRFFAEAQQLQEDVMKYFHTNPEHWWYTYVDGLVNMGVSILVSSFAPDDLSTLPEEVASLRADTEKRGEQIIDLAKQAGLVHPDVHHNTFIVGLITVTRPPVPGIVALEPNITHNLVDVFLSGLKHGSMRGLRYPD; encoded by the coding sequence GTGCGCTCTGATGCCTTAGCGCGTCGTGAACGAATCATCACGGCCGCCTGCGAGTTGTTTTCTACCCATGCCAACAATGTCAGTTTGGATACTGTTGCTGAAAAGGCTGGGGTGGGCATCGCGACCCTGTATCGCAATTTTCCGGATCGGACGTCTCTTTTGGTGGCGTGCGGGGGCCGGTTTTTCGCGGAGGCGCAGCAGCTGCAGGAAGACGTGATGAAGTACTTCCACACCAATCCGGAGCACTGGTGGTACACCTATGTTGATGGGTTGGTGAATATGGGGGTGTCGATTCTGGTGTCTTCCTTTGCCCCGGATGATTTGTCGACGTTGCCGGAGGAGGTGGCGTCGTTGCGGGCGGATACGGAAAAGCGCGGCGAGCAGATCATTGATTTGGCGAAGCAGGCTGGTTTGGTGCATCCGGATGTGCACCACAACACTTTTATTGTGGGCTTGATTACGGTGACCCGCCCGCCGGTTCCGGGCATTGTGGCGCTGGAGCCGAATATCACCCATAACTTGGTGGACGTGTTTTTGTCCGGGTTGAAGCATGGCAGCATGCGGGGTTTGCGCTACCCGGATTAG
- a CDS encoding ABC transporter substrate-binding protein, producing MKFRHVLATVAATGLVLAGCSEPEVPAPEPPPDHFGYAVGSDLLTSNAGSVTGVSDHADYVVSRVYPPAFVAGPKGQLIPNTDFVDAQAVPGPQKRINYHISDKATYSDGVPVTCQDFQLTVTAGQRQDIFASHIPLAEQVASVECAPGAKDFSVVFKEGLGNRWRQLFSAGTVLPSHAIVQAAGVSPEQFTQALEQADEESLQAVAEAWNTGFDLKAFNPALQVAYGPYKISAVREDGGVVLNRNESWSGDPAEIAEVVVWPKHTDLAAKNATKSMEIADLVGVPTVDWVNRDDPLNRFDVSHEAGILIEQLVLSNDGVLGSDQARQALAACIDQPAVAQASTQLAGVETPPLATRLLSYGDPLNAQMTDISDAHMGVDIALAQTLSGQQIHIGYMGPDPRKAAMVEAMRVSCEPAGIEIIDAHEVGGDLSQVHRQVEGAWGTTQVLPGALDAVLVGMDPSLQYPDADVDTTDVEGLRAAETKLWEEVPTIPLCAQPRTFVIDRSVGNVVPNTNPAGLGWNMDRWQENKQ from the coding sequence TTGAAGTTTCGTCATGTACTGGCCACTGTTGCGGCCACAGGTCTGGTACTTGCAGGCTGTAGTGAACCGGAGGTGCCCGCTCCTGAGCCGCCGCCGGATCATTTTGGTTATGCGGTCGGCAGTGATCTGTTGACCAGTAACGCGGGTTCGGTGACCGGTGTCAGTGACCATGCTGATTATGTGGTCTCGCGCGTGTACCCACCCGCGTTTGTGGCGGGTCCTAAGGGACAGTTGATTCCGAACACCGATTTTGTGGATGCGCAGGCCGTACCTGGTCCCCAGAAGCGGATCAACTATCACATCAGTGACAAGGCCACCTATAGCGACGGGGTGCCGGTAACGTGTCAGGATTTTCAGCTCACTGTGACGGCGGGGCAGCGTCAAGATATTTTTGCTTCTCATATTCCTTTGGCTGAGCAGGTGGCCTCTGTGGAGTGTGCGCCTGGGGCGAAGGATTTCTCTGTGGTGTTCAAGGAGGGCTTGGGGAACCGGTGGCGTCAGTTGTTTTCTGCTGGCACCGTGTTGCCGAGCCATGCGATTGTGCAGGCTGCCGGTGTGAGCCCTGAGCAGTTTACGCAGGCGTTGGAGCAGGCTGATGAGGAAAGCTTGCAGGCGGTCGCGGAGGCGTGGAATACGGGCTTTGATTTGAAGGCTTTTAATCCTGCCCTCCAGGTTGCTTACGGGCCGTACAAGATTTCTGCCGTGCGGGAAGATGGCGGCGTGGTCTTGAACCGCAACGAATCCTGGTCGGGTGATCCGGCGGAGATTGCCGAGGTGGTGGTGTGGCCGAAGCACACGGATCTGGCTGCGAAGAATGCCACTAAGAGCATGGAGATCGCGGATTTGGTGGGGGTACCCACGGTTGATTGGGTTAACCGTGATGACCCTCTCAACCGGTTTGATGTCTCCCATGAGGCTGGCATTTTGATTGAGCAGTTGGTGCTGAGCAACGATGGTGTGCTTGGTTCGGATCAGGCGCGCCAGGCGTTGGCGGCGTGTATTGATCAGCCGGCTGTGGCGCAGGCTTCCACGCAGTTGGCTGGGGTGGAGACTCCGCCGCTTGCAACGCGTTTGTTGTCTTATGGCGATCCTTTGAACGCGCAGATGACTGATATTTCCGATGCTCACATGGGGGTGGATATCGCTTTGGCGCAGACTCTGTCTGGTCAGCAGATTCACATTGGTTATATGGGTCCGGATCCCCGCAAGGCCGCCATGGTGGAGGCAATGCGGGTGTCCTGTGAGCCGGCCGGCATTGAGATTATTGACGCCCACGAGGTGGGTGGCGATTTGTCGCAAGTGCATCGTCAGGTGGAAGGTGCGTGGGGTACTACCCAGGTGCTGCCGGGTGCGCTTGATGCGGTGTTGGTTGGTATGGATCCGTCGCTGCAATACCCGGATGCTGATGTGGATACCACCGATGTGGAGGGTTTGCGGGCAGCGGAGACGAAGCTGTGGGAGGAAGTTCCGACGATTCCGCTGTGCGCGCAGCCCCGCACGTTTGTTATCGACCGCAGCGTCGGTAACGTGGTACCCAACACCAATCCGGCTGGTTTGGGCTGGAATATGGATCGCTGGCAGGAGAACAAGCAATGA
- a CDS encoding adenine phosphoribosyltransferase, with translation MTSSSETQPFDAREALRTHVRLVPDFPAPGILFEDLTPVLADAEAYTLIIDELAEAAKAMGAEMIGGLDARGFLLGSAVAYRLGVGVLAIRKAGKLPPPVVTQTYQLEYGTAALEIPQDAIDIEGTKIVLIDDVLATGGTLVAARKLIESCGGIVSGHAVVLEVESLGGREKLSDVPLVVVAHGVDSVTVDFPAAT, from the coding sequence ATGACATCGTCGTCTGAGACACAGCCTTTTGACGCCCGTGAGGCGCTGCGAACCCATGTGCGGTTGGTGCCTGATTTTCCTGCCCCAGGGATTCTTTTCGAGGATCTGACCCCGGTGTTGGCTGATGCTGAGGCGTACACGCTGATCATTGATGAGCTCGCCGAGGCCGCCAAGGCGATGGGCGCCGAGATGATTGGCGGTTTGGATGCCCGGGGTTTCCTGTTGGGCTCCGCGGTGGCTTACCGCTTAGGTGTCGGGGTGCTGGCGATCCGTAAGGCTGGCAAGTTGCCGCCGCCGGTGGTGACGCAAACCTACCAGCTGGAGTATGGCACCGCCGCCCTGGAGATTCCGCAGGACGCGATCGATATTGAGGGCACCAAGATTGTGCTGATCGATGATGTGTTGGCTACTGGTGGCACCTTGGTGGCCGCCCGCAAGCTCATTGAGTCCTGTGGTGGCATTGTCAGCGGGCATGCTGTGGTGCTGGAGGTGGAAAGCCTCGGGGGCCGGGAGAAGTTGTCCGATGTGCCGCTGGTGGTTGTCGCCCACGGTGTTGACTCTGTCACGGTCGATTTTCCCGCGGCCACTTAA
- a CDS encoding RelA/SpoT family protein, with protein MSARLARSLTGSRVKVDPVLDPLVSIHKKIHPKADVEILQKAYHTAEKLHEGVFRKSGDPYITHPLAVATIAAEIGMDTTTLVAALLHDTVEDTDYSLDDLTQDFGAEVARLVDGVTKLDKVALGAAAEAETIRKMIVAMSQDPRVLVIKVADRLHNMRTMRFLPPEKQAKKARQTLEVIAPLAHRLGMATIKWELEDLSFAILYPKKYDEIVRLVADRAPSRDRYLQEILGSVSQTMKDNHIQAEVMGRPKHYWSIYQKMIVRGRDFEEIFDLVGIRVLVDNVNDCYAAIGAVHSLYPAMPGRFKDYISAPRFGVYQSLHTTVMGPGGKPLEVQVRTHEMHYNAEFGIAAHWRYKETKGSHSGDKAEVDQMAWMRQLLDWQKEAADPNEFLDSLRYDLTSQQIFAFTPKGDVVNLPTGSTPVDFAYAVHTEVGHRCIGAKVNGKLVALESKLKSGDRVEIFTSKDTNAGPSRDWQKFVVSPRAKAKIRQWFAKERREESLELGRDALAQEVQRGGLPLHRLFTAQSMKQVAAELNYQDVDALYTAIGEGSVTAGNVAHRLETMFGDTDDQETLASRTPLEELVSASNARPDPSAVGVLVEGSPDVLAKMARCCQPVPGDEIFGFVTRGGGVSVHRSDCTNSARLKQEPERLIDVSWAREGAGKVFSATLQLEALDRQGLLFELTRVMNEQKVAVTAMSSQSADDRVAVSQFTFQVSDTKQLGALMTQLRNIEGVFDVYRVNPN; from the coding sequence ATGTCTGCTCGATTGGCACGAAGTTTGACGGGTTCGCGCGTCAAGGTGGATCCCGTGTTGGATCCCTTGGTGAGCATCCATAAAAAGATTCATCCCAAAGCGGATGTGGAGATTCTGCAGAAGGCGTATCACACTGCGGAAAAACTGCACGAGGGGGTGTTTCGTAAGTCGGGGGATCCTTACATCACTCACCCTTTGGCGGTGGCGACTATTGCGGCAGAGATCGGCATGGACACCACCACGCTGGTGGCGGCGTTGTTGCACGACACGGTGGAGGACACTGATTATTCGCTGGATGATTTGACGCAGGACTTCGGGGCTGAGGTCGCGCGTTTGGTTGACGGCGTCACCAAGCTGGATAAGGTCGCGTTGGGGGCGGCGGCGGAGGCTGAGACGATTCGCAAGATGATTGTGGCGATGAGTCAGGATCCGCGCGTGTTGGTCATTAAGGTGGCTGACCGTTTGCACAATATGCGCACGATGCGGTTTCTGCCCCCGGAGAAGCAGGCTAAGAAGGCCCGGCAAACGCTGGAAGTGATCGCCCCGCTGGCGCACCGGCTGGGTATGGCGACCATCAAGTGGGAGCTTGAGGATCTTTCCTTTGCGATCTTGTATCCGAAGAAGTACGACGAGATCGTGCGGTTGGTTGCGGATCGTGCTCCCTCGCGTGACCGTTATCTGCAGGAGATTCTCGGCAGTGTGTCGCAGACGATGAAGGACAATCACATCCAGGCGGAGGTGATGGGGCGCCCGAAGCACTATTGGTCGATTTATCAGAAGATGATTGTGCGCGGCCGGGATTTTGAGGAGATCTTCGACCTGGTCGGCATTCGCGTGCTCGTCGACAATGTCAACGATTGTTATGCGGCCATCGGTGCGGTGCACTCTTTGTATCCGGCGATGCCGGGGCGGTTTAAGGACTATATTTCTGCGCCGCGGTTCGGGGTGTATCAGTCCCTGCACACCACCGTGATGGGCCCTGGTGGCAAGCCACTTGAGGTGCAGGTCCGCACCCACGAGATGCACTACAATGCCGAGTTCGGTATTGCCGCCCACTGGCGCTATAAGGAGACCAAGGGCTCGCATTCGGGGGATAAGGCTGAGGTCGATCAGATGGCGTGGATGCGTCAGCTGTTGGATTGGCAAAAAGAGGCCGCGGATCCGAACGAGTTTTTGGATTCTTTGCGCTATGACCTGACCAGTCAGCAGATTTTTGCTTTCACCCCGAAGGGTGATGTGGTGAATTTGCCGACCGGGTCGACTCCGGTGGATTTTGCTTATGCCGTCCACACGGAGGTCGGGCACCGCTGTATTGGTGCGAAGGTTAACGGCAAGCTGGTGGCGTTGGAGTCCAAGCTGAAGTCCGGTGACCGGGTGGAGATTTTCACCTCCAAGGACACTAATGCGGGGCCGAGCCGCGATTGGCAAAAGTTTGTGGTGTCTCCGCGGGCGAAGGCGAAGATTCGCCAGTGGTTCGCGAAGGAGCGCCGCGAGGAGTCGCTGGAGCTGGGCCGCGATGCGCTGGCGCAGGAAGTGCAGCGCGGTGGCTTGCCGCTGCACCGTTTGTTTACTGCCCAGTCGATGAAGCAGGTTGCTGCTGAGCTGAACTACCAGGACGTCGATGCCTTGTACACCGCTATCGGTGAGGGGTCGGTGACGGCGGGTAATGTTGCCCACCGCCTGGAGACGATGTTTGGGGATACCGACGATCAGGAGACGTTGGCGTCGCGTACCCCGCTAGAAGAGTTGGTGAGTGCCTCTAATGCGCGACCCGATCCCAGCGCGGTGGGTGTGCTCGTGGAGGGCAGCCCGGATGTGTTGGCGAAGATGGCGCGGTGTTGCCAGCCGGTGCCGGGCGACGAGATCTTTGGTTTCGTCACTCGCGGCGGTGGGGTAAGTGTGCACCGAAGCGATTGCACCAATAGTGCCCGGTTGAAGCAGGAGCCGGAGCGGCTCATTGATGTGTCCTGGGCGCGGGAGGGCGCCGGAAAGGTGTTCAGTGCGACCCTCCAGTTGGAGGCGCTGGATCGGCAGGGCCTGTTGTTTGAGCTGACTCGAGTGATGAACGAACAGAAGGTCGCAGTAACGGCGATGAGTTCGCAGTCGGCCGATGATCGGGTGGCCGTATCGCAGTTTACGTTCCAGGTTTCCGATACTAAGCAGTTGGGAGCTTTGATGACGCAGCTGCGCAACATTGAAGGTGTTTTTGACGTCTACCGCGTAAATCCGAACTAG
- the hisS gene encoding histidine--tRNA ligase, with protein sequence MTDQAKISPFAAPKGVPDYVPPTSATFQHVRDMFTETARTFGFQHIELPVFEETGLFARGVGESTDVVSKEMYTFADRGGRSVTLRPEGTAGVMRAVIEHNLDRGQLPVKLVYAGPFFRYERPQAGRYRQLQQVGVEAIGVDDPALDAEVIALADACYRKAGLSGYRLELTSLGDSTCRPEYRAKLQEFLFKLPLDEETRKRAEINPLRVLDDKREEVKKMTADAPLMLDHLSDECRAHFDTVTGLLDDMGVDYVINPRLVRGLDYYTKTCFEFVHDGLGAQSGIGGGGRYDGLMAQLGGQELSGIGFGLGIDRVLLAMQAEGIDIEGRPRVDVFGVPMGAEAKSAMSLLIHELRAAGMSADMSFGDRGLKGAMKGADRSGARLALVLGDSELANGTVVVKNLATREQHDIARADAPAFIKRALADNN encoded by the coding sequence ATGACCGACCAAGCCAAGATTTCCCCGTTTGCCGCACCGAAGGGCGTGCCGGACTACGTCCCGCCGACCTCCGCGACCTTCCAGCACGTGCGCGACATGTTCACCGAAACCGCGCGCACCTTCGGTTTCCAGCACATCGAGCTTCCCGTGTTTGAGGAAACCGGCCTGTTCGCCCGCGGCGTCGGCGAATCCACGGACGTGGTCAGCAAGGAGATGTACACCTTCGCCGATCGTGGCGGCCGCAGCGTCACCCTGCGCCCGGAAGGCACCGCCGGGGTGATGCGCGCCGTCATCGAGCACAACCTGGATCGGGGCCAGCTGCCCGTCAAACTGGTCTACGCCGGCCCCTTCTTCCGCTACGAGCGCCCCCAAGCCGGCCGCTACCGCCAGCTGCAACAGGTCGGCGTGGAAGCCATCGGCGTGGACGATCCGGCGCTTGACGCGGAAGTCATCGCCCTGGCCGATGCCTGCTACCGCAAAGCCGGGCTCAGCGGCTACCGCCTGGAGCTGACCAGCCTGGGCGATAGCACCTGCCGGCCCGAATACCGCGCCAAGCTGCAAGAATTCCTGTTCAAACTGCCGCTGGATGAGGAAACCCGCAAACGCGCCGAAATCAACCCGCTGCGCGTGCTCGATGACAAGCGCGAAGAAGTCAAAAAGATGACCGCCGATGCGCCTTTGATGCTCGACCACCTCAGCGACGAATGCCGCGCACACTTCGACACCGTCACCGGCCTGCTCGACGACATGGGGGTCGACTACGTCATCAACCCGCGTCTGGTCCGCGGACTGGACTACTACACCAAGACCTGCTTCGAATTCGTCCACGACGGCCTCGGCGCCCAATCCGGCATCGGTGGCGGCGGACGCTACGACGGCCTGATGGCACAACTCGGCGGACAGGAACTGTCCGGTATCGGATTCGGGCTCGGAATCGACCGCGTCCTGCTGGCCATGCAGGCCGAAGGCATCGACATCGAAGGTCGCCCCCGCGTCGACGTGTTCGGCGTGCCCATGGGCGCTGAGGCGAAATCCGCGATGAGCCTACTCATCCACGAACTCCGCGCGGCAGGCATGAGCGCCGACATGTCCTTCGGCGACCGCGGTCTAAAAGGCGCCATGAAGGGCGCCGACCGCTCCGGGGCGCGCCTCGCACTCGTCCTCGGTGACAGCGAACTCGCCAACGGCACGGTCGTCGTGAAAAACCTCGCCACCCGCGAACAACACGACATCGCCCGCGCCGACGCGCCCGCCTTCATCAAGCGCGCCCTCGCCGACAACAACTAA
- a CDS encoding SNF2-related protein, which yields MDRNVVLNILDQADFFMPEVSTAARMLAAVTHTHTPPHLGMHATIPTSDDTITLIDPADITWPRDLYAGMLLAADTENRQAISDFAHAVNGLPQRRQRAQAAAPRFLTRLLNGTDPAAEAEAQRLHDDLIALRITGTYDRYLNARALFTAAVNLQDTTGVHLDTTNPAIPPEFVTQTQQLIRDSIGNPDAIIQPIAAAELALARDAVTAWKRDPHSTLNLRNQAETTLRTLTEQRVTVLLEQMPVEALKAATNQRLRTTGLDTAGITTVADVISTPHSTLTAINGIGEATARRLKAAAQALSNEARSTHSTRIGTDPTDTAIALVRILNIYGQIALDDEQARARIDRLSALGQALPTNPLAHATHADNWLALANQNTTIEQLRDDIRWLSVSPDLFGTATIVDPGADVWEDYLQQPARYQALLADLLRIDADNTGFTDADTIAAIRNLTLNTEHLTEGTFLRGYQSFGAKFATIRKKTVLGDEMGLGKTIQAIAWAAHLAATDPEAQHILVICPASVVLNWMRELKKFSTLPAHMGHGENKHTALNSWKNDGGFLVVTYEGAKTLNLTDADTVIVDEAHMIKNPRSGRSKAASTLIANAPYAMLLTGTPLENRVSEFVTLINYVQPELITKGMGSLNAGDFARHIAPAYLRRNQTDVLDELPEKLEEDDIIELNDDDHAIYATAVENGGWMTMRRAAFLNQHTTPAKIERILDIVNDAENADRKVIIFTYFLDVIDALEHHLGDRVIGTITGQVPAATRQNYVDQLSTAAAGSVLIAQITAGGTGLNIQAASVVILAEPQIKPSIEDQAIARAFRMGQTRKVHVHRLIGADTVDERMLDILAPKRQAFDAYARHSDITASVPDAVDITEAQLAATIIAAERQRLGFDPTAPTQTTDTPAPQGIQALSDSDEPTQ from the coding sequence ATGGATCGCAACGTCGTGCTCAACATCCTCGACCAGGCAGACTTTTTCATGCCGGAGGTCTCCACCGCCGCCCGCATGCTCGCCGCCGTCACCCACACCCACACCCCACCCCACCTCGGGATGCACGCCACCATCCCCACCAGCGACGACACCATCACCCTCATCGATCCCGCCGACATCACCTGGCCCCGCGACCTCTACGCCGGCATGCTCTTAGCCGCCGACACCGAAAACCGCCAAGCCATCAGCGACTTCGCCCACGCCGTCAACGGACTACCCCAACGCCGACAACGCGCCCAAGCCGCCGCACCACGCTTTCTCACCCGCCTACTCAACGGCACCGACCCCGCCGCCGAAGCCGAAGCCCAACGCCTCCACGACGACCTCATTGCGCTGCGCATCACCGGCACCTACGACCGCTACCTCAACGCCCGCGCCCTGTTCACCGCAGCCGTTAACCTCCAAGACACCACCGGCGTCCACCTCGACACCACCAACCCCGCGATCCCCCCAGAGTTCGTCACCCAAACCCAACAACTCATCCGCGACAGCATCGGAAACCCCGACGCCATCATCCAACCCATCGCAGCCGCCGAACTCGCCCTCGCCCGCGACGCCGTCACCGCCTGGAAACGCGACCCCCACAGCACCCTCAACCTGCGCAACCAAGCCGAAACAACCCTGCGCACCCTGACCGAACAACGCGTCACCGTGCTCCTCGAACAAATGCCCGTCGAGGCACTCAAAGCCGCCACCAACCAGCGGCTGCGCACCACCGGACTCGACACCGCCGGCATCACCACCGTCGCCGACGTCATTAGCACCCCACACAGCACCCTGACCGCCATCAACGGCATCGGTGAAGCCACCGCACGTCGCCTCAAAGCCGCCGCCCAAGCCTTAAGCAACGAAGCCAGAAGCACCCACTCCACCCGCATCGGCACCGACCCCACCGACACCGCCATCGCGCTCGTCCGCATCCTCAACATCTACGGCCAAATCGCCCTCGACGACGAACAAGCCCGCGCCCGCATCGACCGGCTCAGCGCCCTCGGCCAAGCACTCCCCACAAACCCACTGGCCCACGCCACCCACGCGGACAACTGGCTCGCCCTCGCCAACCAGAACACCACCATCGAACAACTCCGCGACGACATCCGCTGGCTCAGCGTCAGCCCCGACCTATTCGGCACCGCCACCATCGTCGACCCCGGCGCCGACGTGTGGGAAGACTACCTCCAACAACCCGCCCGCTACCAAGCACTTTTGGCAGACCTGCTACGCATCGACGCCGACAACACCGGCTTCACCGACGCCGACACCATCGCAGCAATCCGCAACCTCACCCTCAACACCGAACACCTCACCGAAGGCACCTTCCTCCGCGGCTACCAATCCTTCGGCGCCAAATTCGCCACCATCCGCAAGAAAACCGTCCTCGGCGACGAAATGGGCCTCGGCAAAACCATCCAAGCCATCGCCTGGGCCGCCCACCTCGCCGCCACCGACCCCGAAGCACAACACATCCTCGTCATCTGCCCAGCCTCCGTCGTTTTGAACTGGATGCGCGAACTGAAAAAATTCAGCACCCTGCCCGCCCACATGGGCCACGGCGAGAACAAACACACCGCCCTCAACTCCTGGAAAAACGACGGCGGATTCCTCGTCGTCACCTACGAAGGCGCCAAAACCCTCAACCTCACCGACGCCGACACCGTCATCGTCGACGAGGCCCACATGATCAAAAACCCCCGCTCCGGGCGCAGCAAAGCCGCCAGCACCCTCATCGCCAACGCCCCCTACGCCATGCTGCTCACCGGCACGCCACTGGAAAACCGGGTCAGCGAATTCGTCACCCTCATCAACTACGTCCAACCCGAGCTGATCACCAAAGGCATGGGCAGCCTCAACGCCGGCGACTTCGCCCGCCACATCGCCCCCGCATACCTGCGCCGCAACCAAACAGATGTCCTCGACGAACTCCCTGAAAAACTCGAAGAAGACGACATTATCGAACTCAACGACGACGACCACGCCATCTACGCCACCGCCGTCGAAAACGGCGGATGGATGACCATGCGACGGGCAGCATTCCTCAACCAACACACCACCCCCGCCAAAATCGAACGCATCCTCGACATCGTCAACGACGCCGAAAACGCCGACCGCAAAGTCATCATCTTCACCTACTTCCTCGACGTCATCGACGCCCTCGAACACCACCTCGGCGACCGGGTCATCGGCACCATCACCGGGCAAGTCCCCGCCGCCACCCGCCAAAACTACGTCGACCAACTATCCACCGCCGCTGCCGGCAGCGTCCTCATCGCCCAAATCACCGCCGGCGGCACCGGGTTAAACATCCAAGCCGCCAGCGTCGTCATCCTCGCCGAACCCCAAATCAAACCCAGCATCGAAGACCAAGCAATAGCCCGCGCCTTCCGCATGGGACAAACCCGCAAAGTCCACGTCCACCGCCTCATCGGCGCCGACACCGTCGACGAACGCATGCTCGACATTCTCGCCCCCAAACGCCAAGCCTTCGACGCCTACGCCCGCCACAGCGACATCACCGCCAGTGTTCCCGACGCCGTCGACATCACCGAAGCCCAACTCGCAGCCACCATCATCGCCGCCGAACGCCAACGCCTCGGATTCGACCCCACCGCCCCAACACAGACCACCGACACCCCCGCACCCCAAGGCATCCAAGCCCTATCCGATAGCGACGAGCCCACCCAATGA
- a CDS encoding MBL fold metallo-hydrolase, translating to MELVFSPQGPFQTNCYVLTHENRAVVVDPGKGAAAWVEQVLNEKGAKLEKIVLTHGHIDHTRDAGQLAKAHGAPIFIHDDDLFMVSQPGGGVSGDTALLYEAATMEPLTQCESLTHGDTIDLLGLSFAIRHCPGHSPGSVLLVGDEVVFAGDVVFKGSIGRTDLPGSDPAKMRQSLRTEVLNLDDSLTLLPGHGPHTSMRAERRSNPFLNNLDAIG from the coding sequence ATGGAGCTAGTGTTTTCACCCCAGGGACCTTTTCAGACCAATTGTTATGTGTTGACCCACGAAAACCGTGCGGTGGTCGTGGACCCCGGCAAGGGGGCCGCCGCCTGGGTGGAGCAGGTCTTAAACGAAAAGGGCGCGAAGCTGGAAAAGATCGTGCTCACCCACGGCCACATCGACCACACCCGCGATGCCGGACAGCTAGCCAAGGCCCATGGGGCGCCAATTTTCATCCACGATGACGATCTGTTCATGGTCTCCCAGCCAGGCGGTGGGGTCAGCGGGGATACCGCCCTGCTGTATGAGGCCGCCACCATGGAACCCCTAACGCAGTGCGAATCCCTTACCCACGGCGACACCATCGATCTGTTGGGATTGTCCTTCGCTATCCGGCACTGCCCGGGCCATTCCCCGGGCAGCGTGCTGCTGGTCGGCGATGAGGTGGTTTTTGCCGGCGATGTGGTGTTTAAGGGATCGATTGGGCGCACCGACCTGCCCGGAAGTGATCCGGCTAAGATGCGCCAGTCCCTGCGCACGGAGGTGCTCAACCTCGATGACAGTCTCACCCTGTTGCCGGGGCACGGCCCGCATACCTCCATGCGGGCGGAACGCCGCAGCAACCCCTTCCTGAACAACCTCGACGCCATCGGCTAA